One genomic segment of Ipomoea triloba cultivar NCNSP0323 chromosome 9, ASM357664v1 includes these proteins:
- the LOC116030839 gene encoding uncharacterized protein LOC116030839 isoform X3, translating into MANKSPRYSLQYKKDQAGCIWGFINIFDFRNGRSTRKLLADGRQASGQVAGASSSMKLKIPNPSEKSFKVKIQDDDESEAATLDSKTSVKELMEEEMFGEASPKDQRNDVEIQPEAFNSHKGSHTKRRKCKRTFRTSDRSRSMSLSDLDDVKNVGSDVSCRQVLNSDDFQIIMEELGQIHVKTNSFRKKDVRNKQSDQDRPVLEEKLSAAIEMLVNQKSKDSRHFEEDETAYNSQELMDALQTLSSNKELCWKLLQDPNSRLVNHMESLEDRVEKGRKSNSRLKSNLMQKNVVHAKTDAIGNSKRGHFFRRRSKSQESYPLMEDERSRPSSKIVILKPGPAGLQFPGSPIDVSSSVHSPHTMGNKLQNGKSSSHFSFTEIKRRLKKAMGKECQGISHEEIVHKKHSDIDKGISGENIGWSSPNRNHFYTERFARPSPIHFKRGDKKGKPKDIEEATINEASNYPKLEISNIYLEAKKHLLEMLDNGEKEEELISEKLPKSLGRILSLPEYNTSSNCSPRKCTHEDVLPPRMRVAPSDSNLERQSSAAEINSEQYIKLANGNLDIPCELNCDDLLEKIVSPTKDEVAVAGVLDTEEPAPIGYQEDGKVLDASCKPISFSITIDIGSADVTEAFNTETSSPSLKLASECLSDSYGAKEVFSCWSAVPLNSSDSGKVEYPQSVMDRMEQPSPVSVLEPLFPENDINPATTMCQPVELEIQPQKIDFEEPAATSLDQQLYTLTFLENEESAFEYVEAVLLGSGLNWDEFLLSWLSSDQILDPSLFDEVDLLSECSCRKLLFDCTNEVLTEACDRYFGCFPGTPFVKQNIRPVPKGMDLINEVWIGIEWYLLNTPPPHSLDQLVEKDMERPAGWMDLKSDVKDIGNTIEAAIFEELMEETLLSFANDTSEGNPIPLSESEIEISIN; encoded by the exons ATGGCAAATAAATCACCGAGATACTCTTTGCAATACAAGAAAGACCAGGCAGGTTGTATCTGGGGCTTCATTAACATCTTTGACTTCCGCAATGGTCGATCCACTAGAAAGCTACTTGCAGATGGAAGACAAGCTAGCGGACAAGTTG CAGGTGCCAGTTCAAGTATGAAGCTTAAAATACCGAATCCCAGTGAGAAGAGTTTTAAGGTCAAG ATCCAGGATGATGACGAAAGTGAGGCAGCAACACTTGACTCTAAGACAAGTGTAAAGGAACTCATGGAAGAAGAAATGTTTGGTGAGGCAAGCCCGAAGGATCAGAGAAATGATGTTGAAATCCAACCAGAAGCGTTTAATTCACACAAGGGGAGCCATACAAAGAGGAGGAAATGCAAACGGACATTTAGAACTTCTGATAGGTCTAGAAGTATGTCCTTATCGGATTTGGATGATGTCAAGAATGTTGGCTCTGATGTCTCCTGCCGTCAAGTTCTCAACTCCGATGATTTTCAAATTATAATGGAAGAGCTTGGCCAGATTCATGTAAAAACCAATAGTTTCAGAAAGAAAGATGTGCGTAACAAGCAGTCAGATCAAGACCGCCCAGTTCTTGAAGAAAAGTTAAGTGCAGCCATTGAGATGCTTGTAAACCAGAAGTCTAAGGACAGTAGACACTTTGAAGAAGACGAGACTGCTTATAACTCCCAAGAGTTAATGGATGCTCTGCAAACATTAAGTTCTAACAAGGAATTATGCTGGAAACTCTTACAAGATCCAAATTCTAGGCTAGTGAATCACATGGAAAGTTTAGAGGATCGAGTTGAAAAAGGGAGGAAGTCTAACTCTAGGCTGAAATCTAATTTGATGCAGAAAAATGTAGTTCATGCAAAAACAGATGCAATCGGCAATTCAAAACGAGGCCACTTTTTTCGCAGGAGAAGCAAATCTCAAGAAAGCTATCCTTTAATGGAAGATGAAAGATCCCGGCCCTCTAGCAAAATTGTAATTCTAAAACCGGGACCAGCTGGCTTGCAATTCCCAGGTTCTCCAATTGATGTTAGCTCATCAGTACACTCTCCTCATACAATGGGCAATAAATTGCAGAATGGGAAAAGCTCATCCCATTTCTCGTTCACTGAAATTAAAAGAAGGCTAAAGAAAGCCATGGGAAAAGAATGCCAAGGGATCTCTCATGAAGAAATCGTTCATAAAAAGCACAGTGATATTGATAAAGGGATCAGTGGAGAAAATATTGGATGGAGCTCTCCCAACAGAAACCATTTTTACACCGAGAGATTTGCCAGGCCTTCCCCCATTCACTTCAAGAGAGGAGATAAGAAAGGGAAGCCAAAAGACATTGAAGAAGCTACAATAAATGAAGCATCTAATTATCCCAAGCTGGAGATATCAAACATCTATCTTGAGGCTAAGAAACATCTCCTGGAGATGCTGGATAATGGGGAAAAAGAGGAAGAGTTAATTAGCGAAAAGCTCCCTAAATCCTTAGGAAGGATCCTTTCTCTTCCTGAGTATAACACTTCTTCTAACTGCAGTCCTAGAAAGTGTACTCATGAGGATGTCCTTCCTCCCCGGATGAGAGTGGCTCCTTCTGACTCTAACTTAGAGAGGCAGTCTTCTGCTGCAGAAATCAATTCTGAACAGTACATAAAATTGGCAAATGGAAACCTTGATATACCATGTGAACTTAATTGTGACGatttgttggaaaaaattgTTTCTCCTACTAAAGATGAAGTGGCTGTTGCAG GGGTTCTAGATACGGAAGAACCCGCTCCAATTGGATACCAGGAGGATGGAAAAGTCTTAGATGCATCTTGTAAACCAATTAGTTTTTCAATTACCATAGACATTGGAAGTGCTGATGTTACGGAAGCATTTAACACGGAAACCTCCTCCCCGAGCTTGAAACTGGCATCTGAATGCTTATCA GATTCATATGGGGCAAAAGAAGTTTTTTCTTGTTGGTCAGCTGTCCCTCTGAACTCATCTGACAGCGGGAAAGTTGA ATATCCTCAGAGTGTAATGGATAGAATGGAGCAACCCAGTCCCGTTTCTGTGCTTGAGCCATTATTTCCGGAGAATGACATCAATCCTGCAACCACTATGTGTCAACCAG TTGAACTCGAAATTCAACCTCAGAAAATCGATTTTGAGGAACCAGCAGCAACTTCTCTTGACCAGCAACTTTACACACTGacttttctggaaaatgaggaATCTGCATTTGAATACGTAGAGGCAGTACTGCTAGGTTCAGGGTTGAATTGGGATGAATTTCTTTTAAGCTGGCTTTCCTCAGATCAGATTCTTGACCCATCACTGTTTGATGAAGTAGATTTACTTTCTGAGTGTTCCTGTCGAAAGCTCCTTTTCGATTGTACTAACGAAGTTCTTACTGAGGCATGTGACCGCTATTTTGGCTGCTTCCCTGGCACACCATTTGTTAAACAGAACATTCGGCCAGTTCCAAAGGGGATGGACTTAATCAATGAGGTATGGATAGGGATTGAATGGTATCTTCTCAATACTCCACCGCCTCATTCTTTGGATCAGCTCGTCGAAAAAGATATGGAAAGGCCCGCAGGATGGATGGATCTTAAATCTGATGTCAAAGACATTGGCAATACAATCGAAGCAGCTATTTTTGAGGAGTTGATGGAGGAAACTCTTTTGAGCTTCGCAAATGACACTTCAGAGGGTAATCCCATCCCTCTATCAGAGAGTGAAATTGAGATTAGCATTAATTAG
- the LOC116030839 gene encoding uncharacterized protein LOC116030839 isoform X4: MANKSPRYSLQYKKDQAGCIWGFINIFDFRNGRSTRKLLADGRQASGQVGASSSMKLKIPNPSEKSFKVKIQDDDESEAATLDSKTSVKELMEEEMFGEASPKDQRNDVEIQPEAFNSHKGSHTKRRKCKRTFRTSDRSRSMSLSDLDDVKNVGSDVSCRQVLNSDDFQIIMEELGQIHVKTNSFRKKDVRNKQSDQDRPVLEEKLSAAIEMLVNQKSKDSRHFEEDETAYNSQELMDALQTLSSNKELCWKLLQDPNSRLVNHMESLEDRVEKGRKSNSRLKSNLMQKNVVHAKTDAIGNSKRGHFFRRRSKSQESYPLMEDERSRPSSKIVILKPGPAGLQFPGSPIDVSSSVHSPHTMGNKLQNGKSSSHFSFTEIKRRLKKAMGKECQGISHEEIVHKKHSDIDKGISGENIGWSSPNRNHFYTERFARPSPIHFKRGDKKGKPKDIEEATINEASNYPKLEISNIYLEAKKHLLEMLDNGEKEEELISEKLPKSLGRILSLPEYNTSSNCSPRKCTHEDVLPPRMRVAPSDSNLERQSSAAEINSEQYIKLANGNLDIPCELNCDDLLEKIVSPTKDEVAVAGVLDTEEPAPIGYQEDGKVLDASCKPISFSITIDIGSADVTEAFNTETSSPSLKLASECLSDSYGAKEVFSCWSAVPLNSSDSGKVEYPQSVMDRMEQPSPVSVLEPLFPENDINPATTMCQPVELEIQPQKIDFEEPAATSLDQQLYTLTFLENEESAFEYVEAVLLGSGLNWDEFLLSWLSSDQILDPSLFDEVDLLSECSCRKLLFDCTNEVLTEACDRYFGCFPGTPFVKQNIRPVPKGMDLINEVWIGIEWYLLNTPPPHSLDQLVEKDMERPAGWMDLKSDVKDIGNTIEAAIFEELMEETLLSFANDTSEGNPIPLSESEIEISIN; this comes from the exons ATGGCAAATAAATCACCGAGATACTCTTTGCAATACAAGAAAGACCAGGCAGGTTGTATCTGGGGCTTCATTAACATCTTTGACTTCCGCAATGGTCGATCCACTAGAAAGCTACTTGCAGATGGAAGACAAGCTAGCGGACAAGTTG GTGCCAGTTCAAGTATGAAGCTTAAAATACCGAATCCCAGTGAGAAGAGTTTTAAGGTCAAG ATCCAGGATGATGACGAAAGTGAGGCAGCAACACTTGACTCTAAGACAAGTGTAAAGGAACTCATGGAAGAAGAAATGTTTGGTGAGGCAAGCCCGAAGGATCAGAGAAATGATGTTGAAATCCAACCAGAAGCGTTTAATTCACACAAGGGGAGCCATACAAAGAGGAGGAAATGCAAACGGACATTTAGAACTTCTGATAGGTCTAGAAGTATGTCCTTATCGGATTTGGATGATGTCAAGAATGTTGGCTCTGATGTCTCCTGCCGTCAAGTTCTCAACTCCGATGATTTTCAAATTATAATGGAAGAGCTTGGCCAGATTCATGTAAAAACCAATAGTTTCAGAAAGAAAGATGTGCGTAACAAGCAGTCAGATCAAGACCGCCCAGTTCTTGAAGAAAAGTTAAGTGCAGCCATTGAGATGCTTGTAAACCAGAAGTCTAAGGACAGTAGACACTTTGAAGAAGACGAGACTGCTTATAACTCCCAAGAGTTAATGGATGCTCTGCAAACATTAAGTTCTAACAAGGAATTATGCTGGAAACTCTTACAAGATCCAAATTCTAGGCTAGTGAATCACATGGAAAGTTTAGAGGATCGAGTTGAAAAAGGGAGGAAGTCTAACTCTAGGCTGAAATCTAATTTGATGCAGAAAAATGTAGTTCATGCAAAAACAGATGCAATCGGCAATTCAAAACGAGGCCACTTTTTTCGCAGGAGAAGCAAATCTCAAGAAAGCTATCCTTTAATGGAAGATGAAAGATCCCGGCCCTCTAGCAAAATTGTAATTCTAAAACCGGGACCAGCTGGCTTGCAATTCCCAGGTTCTCCAATTGATGTTAGCTCATCAGTACACTCTCCTCATACAATGGGCAATAAATTGCAGAATGGGAAAAGCTCATCCCATTTCTCGTTCACTGAAATTAAAAGAAGGCTAAAGAAAGCCATGGGAAAAGAATGCCAAGGGATCTCTCATGAAGAAATCGTTCATAAAAAGCACAGTGATATTGATAAAGGGATCAGTGGAGAAAATATTGGATGGAGCTCTCCCAACAGAAACCATTTTTACACCGAGAGATTTGCCAGGCCTTCCCCCATTCACTTCAAGAGAGGAGATAAGAAAGGGAAGCCAAAAGACATTGAAGAAGCTACAATAAATGAAGCATCTAATTATCCCAAGCTGGAGATATCAAACATCTATCTTGAGGCTAAGAAACATCTCCTGGAGATGCTGGATAATGGGGAAAAAGAGGAAGAGTTAATTAGCGAAAAGCTCCCTAAATCCTTAGGAAGGATCCTTTCTCTTCCTGAGTATAACACTTCTTCTAACTGCAGTCCTAGAAAGTGTACTCATGAGGATGTCCTTCCTCCCCGGATGAGAGTGGCTCCTTCTGACTCTAACTTAGAGAGGCAGTCTTCTGCTGCAGAAATCAATTCTGAACAGTACATAAAATTGGCAAATGGAAACCTTGATATACCATGTGAACTTAATTGTGACGatttgttggaaaaaattgTTTCTCCTACTAAAGATGAAGTGGCTGTTGCAG GGGTTCTAGATACGGAAGAACCCGCTCCAATTGGATACCAGGAGGATGGAAAAGTCTTAGATGCATCTTGTAAACCAATTAGTTTTTCAATTACCATAGACATTGGAAGTGCTGATGTTACGGAAGCATTTAACACGGAAACCTCCTCCCCGAGCTTGAAACTGGCATCTGAATGCTTATCA GATTCATATGGGGCAAAAGAAGTTTTTTCTTGTTGGTCAGCTGTCCCTCTGAACTCATCTGACAGCGGGAAAGTTGAATATCCTCAGAGTGTAATGGATAGAATGGAGCAACCCAGTCCCGTTTCTGTGCTTGAGCCATTATTTCCGGAGAATGACATCAATCCTGCAACCACTATGTGTCAACCAG TTGAACTCGAAATTCAACCTCAGAAAATCGATTTTGAGGAACCAGCAGCAACTTCTCTTGACCAGCAACTTTACACACTGacttttctggaaaatgaggaATCTGCATTTGAATACGTAGAGGCAGTACTGCTAGGTTCAGGGTTGAATTGGGATGAATTTCTTTTAAGCTGGCTTTCCTCAGATCAGATTCTTGACCCATCACTGTTTGATGAAGTAGATTTACTTTCTGAGTGTTCCTGTCGAAAGCTCCTTTTCGATTGTACTAACGAAGTTCTTACTGAGGCATGTGACCGCTATTTTGGCTGCTTCCCTGGCACACCATTTGTTAAACAGAACATTCGGCCAGTTCCAAAGGGGATGGACTTAATCAATGAGGTATGGATAGGGATTGAATGGTATCTTCTCAATACTCCACCGCCTCATTCTTTGGATCAGCTCGTCGAAAAAGATATGGAAAGGCCCGCAGGATGGATGGATCTTAAATCTGATGTCAAAGACATTGGCAATACAATCGAAGCAGCTATTTTTGAGGAGTTGATGGAGGAAACTCTTTTGAGCTTCGCAAATGACACTTCAGAGGGTAATCCCATCCCTCTATCAGAGAGTGAAATTGAGATTAGCATTAATTAG
- the LOC116030839 gene encoding uncharacterized protein LOC116030839 isoform X2 — MANKSPRYSLQYKKDQAGCIWGFINIFDFRNGRSTRKLLADGRQASGQVAGASSSMKLKIPNPSEKSFKVKIQDDDESEAATLDSKTSVKELMEEEMFGEASPKDQRNDVEIQPEAFNSHKGSHTKRRKCKRTFRTSDRSRSMSLSDLDDVKNVGSDVSCRQVLNSDDFQIIMEELGQIHVKTNSFRKKDVRNKQSDQDRPVLEEKLSAAIEMLVNQKSKDSRHFEEDETAYNSQELMDALQTLSSNKELCWKLLQDPNSRLVNHMESLEDRVEKGRKSNSRLKSNLMQKNVVHAKTDAIGNSKRGHFFRRRSKSQESYPLMEDERSRPSSKIVILKPGPAGLQFPGSPIDVSSSVHSPHTMGNKLQNGKSSSHFSFTEIKRRLKKAMGKECQGISHEEIVHKKHSDIDKGISGENIGWSSPNRNHFYTERFARPSPIHFKRGDKKGKPKDIEEATINEASNYPKLEISNIYLEAKKHLLEMLDNGEKEEELISEKLPKSLGRILSLPEYNTSSNCSPRKCTHEDVLPPRMRVAPSDSNLERQSSAAEINSEQYIKLANGNLDIPCELNCDDLLEKIVSPTKDEVAVAGVLDTEEPAPIGYQEDGKVLDASCKPISFSITIDIGSADVTEAFNTETSSPSLKLASECLSDSYGAKEVFSCWSAVPLNSSDSGKVEYPQSVMDRMEQPSPVSVLEPLFPENDINPATTMCQPVELEIQPQKIDFEEPAATSLDQQLYTLTFLENEESAFEYVEAVLLGSGLNWDEFLLSWLSSDQILDPSLFDEVDLLSECSCRKLLFDCTNEVLTEACDRYFGCFPGTPFVKQNIRPVPKGMDLINEVWIGIEWYLLNTPPPHSLDQLVEKDMERPAGWMDLKSDVKDIGNTIEAAIFEELMEETLLSFANDTSEGNPIPLSESEIEISIN, encoded by the exons ATGGCAAATAAATCACCGAGATACTCTTTGCAATACAAGAAAGACCAGGCAGGTTGTATCTGGGGCTTCATTAACATCTTTGACTTCCGCAATGGTCGATCCACTAGAAAGCTACTTGCAGATGGAAGACAAGCTAGCGGACAAGTTG CAGGTGCCAGTTCAAGTATGAAGCTTAAAATACCGAATCCCAGTGAGAAGAGTTTTAAGGTCAAG ATCCAGGATGATGACGAAAGTGAGGCAGCAACACTTGACTCTAAGACAAGTGTAAAGGAACTCATGGAAGAAGAAATGTTTGGTGAGGCAAGCCCGAAGGATCAGAGAAATGATGTTGAAATCCAACCAGAAGCGTTTAATTCACACAAGGGGAGCCATACAAAGAGGAGGAAATGCAAACGGACATTTAGAACTTCTGATAGGTCTAGAAGTATGTCCTTATCGGATTTGGATGATGTCAAGAATGTTGGCTCTGATGTCTCCTGCCGTCAAGTTCTCAACTCCGATGATTTTCAAATTATAATGGAAGAGCTTGGCCAGATTCATGTAAAAACCAATAGTTTCAGAAAGAAAGATGTGCGTAACAAGCAGTCAGATCAAGACCGCCCAGTTCTTGAAGAAAAGTTAAGTGCAGCCATTGAGATGCTTGTAAACCAGAAGTCTAAGGACAGTAGACACTTTGAAGAAGACGAGACTGCTTATAACTCCCAAGAGTTAATGGATGCTCTGCAAACATTAAGTTCTAACAAGGAATTATGCTGGAAACTCTTACAAGATCCAAATTCTAGGCTAGTGAATCACATGGAAAGTTTAGAGGATCGAGTTGAAAAAGGGAGGAAGTCTAACTCTAGGCTGAAATCTAATTTGATGCAGAAAAATGTAGTTCATGCAAAAACAGATGCAATCGGCAATTCAAAACGAGGCCACTTTTTTCGCAGGAGAAGCAAATCTCAAGAAAGCTATCCTTTAATGGAAGATGAAAGATCCCGGCCCTCTAGCAAAATTGTAATTCTAAAACCGGGACCAGCTGGCTTGCAATTCCCAGGTTCTCCAATTGATGTTAGCTCATCAGTACACTCTCCTCATACAATGGGCAATAAATTGCAGAATGGGAAAAGCTCATCCCATTTCTCGTTCACTGAAATTAAAAGAAGGCTAAAGAAAGCCATGGGAAAAGAATGCCAAGGGATCTCTCATGAAGAAATCGTTCATAAAAAGCACAGTGATATTGATAAAGGGATCAGTGGAGAAAATATTGGATGGAGCTCTCCCAACAGAAACCATTTTTACACCGAGAGATTTGCCAGGCCTTCCCCCATTCACTTCAAGAGAGGAGATAAGAAAGGGAAGCCAAAAGACATTGAAGAAGCTACAATAAATGAAGCATCTAATTATCCCAAGCTGGAGATATCAAACATCTATCTTGAGGCTAAGAAACATCTCCTGGAGATGCTGGATAATGGGGAAAAAGAGGAAGAGTTAATTAGCGAAAAGCTCCCTAAATCCTTAGGAAGGATCCTTTCTCTTCCTGAGTATAACACTTCTTCTAACTGCAGTCCTAGAAAGTGTACTCATGAG GATGTCCTTCCTCCCCGGATGAGAGTGGCTCCTTCTGACTCTAACTTAGAGAGGCAGTCTTCTGCTGCAGAAATCAATTCTGAACAGTACATAAAATTGGCAAATGGAAACCTTGATATACCATGTGAACTTAATTGTGACGatttgttggaaaaaattgTTTCTCCTACTAAAGATGAAGTGGCTGTTGCAG GGGTTCTAGATACGGAAGAACCCGCTCCAATTGGATACCAGGAGGATGGAAAAGTCTTAGATGCATCTTGTAAACCAATTAGTTTTTCAATTACCATAGACATTGGAAGTGCTGATGTTACGGAAGCATTTAACACGGAAACCTCCTCCCCGAGCTTGAAACTGGCATCTGAATGCTTATCA GATTCATATGGGGCAAAAGAAGTTTTTTCTTGTTGGTCAGCTGTCCCTCTGAACTCATCTGACAGCGGGAAAGTTGAATATCCTCAGAGTGTAATGGATAGAATGGAGCAACCCAGTCCCGTTTCTGTGCTTGAGCCATTATTTCCGGAGAATGACATCAATCCTGCAACCACTATGTGTCAACCAG TTGAACTCGAAATTCAACCTCAGAAAATCGATTTTGAGGAACCAGCAGCAACTTCTCTTGACCAGCAACTTTACACACTGacttttctggaaaatgaggaATCTGCATTTGAATACGTAGAGGCAGTACTGCTAGGTTCAGGGTTGAATTGGGATGAATTTCTTTTAAGCTGGCTTTCCTCAGATCAGATTCTTGACCCATCACTGTTTGATGAAGTAGATTTACTTTCTGAGTGTTCCTGTCGAAAGCTCCTTTTCGATTGTACTAACGAAGTTCTTACTGAGGCATGTGACCGCTATTTTGGCTGCTTCCCTGGCACACCATTTGTTAAACAGAACATTCGGCCAGTTCCAAAGGGGATGGACTTAATCAATGAGGTATGGATAGGGATTGAATGGTATCTTCTCAATACTCCACCGCCTCATTCTTTGGATCAGCTCGTCGAAAAAGATATGGAAAGGCCCGCAGGATGGATGGATCTTAAATCTGATGTCAAAGACATTGGCAATACAATCGAAGCAGCTATTTTTGAGGAGTTGATGGAGGAAACTCTTTTGAGCTTCGCAAATGACACTTCAGAGGGTAATCCCATCCCTCTATCAGAGAGTGAAATTGAGATTAGCATTAATTAG
- the LOC116030839 gene encoding uncharacterized protein LOC116030839 isoform X1, whose translation MANKSPRYSLQYKKDQAGCIWGFINIFDFRNGRSTRKLLADGRQASGQVAGASSSMKLKIPNPSEKSFKVKIQDDDESEAATLDSKTSVKELMEEEMFGEASPKDQRNDVEIQPEAFNSHKGSHTKRRKCKRTFRTSDRSRSMSLSDLDDVKNVGSDVSCRQVLNSDDFQIIMEELGQIHVKTNSFRKKDVRNKQSDQDRPVLEEKLSAAIEMLVNQKSKDSRHFEEDETAYNSQELMDALQTLSSNKELCWKLLQDPNSRLVNHMESLEDRVEKGRKSNSRLKSNLMQKNVVHAKTDAIGNSKRGHFFRRRSKSQESYPLMEDERSRPSSKIVILKPGPAGLQFPGSPIDVSSSVHSPHTMGNKLQNGKSSSHFSFTEIKRRLKKAMGKECQGISHEEIVHKKHSDIDKGISGENIGWSSPNRNHFYTERFARPSPIHFKRGDKKGKPKDIEEATINEASNYPKLEISNIYLEAKKHLLEMLDNGEKEEELISEKLPKSLGRILSLPEYNTSSNCSPRKCTHEDVLPPRMRVAPSDSNLERQSSAAEINSEQYIKLANGNLDIPCELNCDDLLEKIVSPTKDEVAVAGVLDTEEPAPIGYQEDGKVLDASCKPISFSITIDIGSADVTEAFNTETSSPSLKLASECLSDSYGAKEVFSCWSAVPLNSSDSGKVEYPQSVMDRMEQPSPVSVLEPLFPENDINPATTMCQPVELEIQPQKIDFEEPAATSLDQQLYTLTFLENEESAFEYVEAVLLGSGLNWDEFLLSWLSSDQILDPSLFDEVDLLSECSCRKLLFDCTNEVLTEACDRYFGCFPGTPFVKQNIRPVPKGMDLINEVWIGIEWYLLNTPPPHSLDQLVEKDMERPAGWMDLKSDVKDIGNTIEAAIFEELMEETLLSFANDTSEGNPIPLSESEIEISIN comes from the exons ATGGCAAATAAATCACCGAGATACTCTTTGCAATACAAGAAAGACCAGGCAGGTTGTATCTGGGGCTTCATTAACATCTTTGACTTCCGCAATGGTCGATCCACTAGAAAGCTACTTGCAGATGGAAGACAAGCTAGCGGACAAGTTG CAGGTGCCAGTTCAAGTATGAAGCTTAAAATACCGAATCCCAGTGAGAAGAGTTTTAAGGTCAAG ATCCAGGATGATGACGAAAGTGAGGCAGCAACACTTGACTCTAAGACAAGTGTAAAGGAACTCATGGAAGAAGAAATGTTTGGTGAGGCAAGCCCGAAGGATCAGAGAAATGATGTTGAAATCCAACCAGAAGCGTTTAATTCACACAAGGGGAGCCATACAAAGAGGAGGAAATGCAAACGGACATTTAGAACTTCTGATAGGTCTAGAAGTATGTCCTTATCGGATTTGGATGATGTCAAGAATGTTGGCTCTGATGTCTCCTGCCGTCAAGTTCTCAACTCCGATGATTTTCAAATTATAATGGAAGAGCTTGGCCAGATTCATGTAAAAACCAATAGTTTCAGAAAGAAAGATGTGCGTAACAAGCAGTCAGATCAAGACCGCCCAGTTCTTGAAGAAAAGTTAAGTGCAGCCATTGAGATGCTTGTAAACCAGAAGTCTAAGGACAGTAGACACTTTGAAGAAGACGAGACTGCTTATAACTCCCAAGAGTTAATGGATGCTCTGCAAACATTAAGTTCTAACAAGGAATTATGCTGGAAACTCTTACAAGATCCAAATTCTAGGCTAGTGAATCACATGGAAAGTTTAGAGGATCGAGTTGAAAAAGGGAGGAAGTCTAACTCTAGGCTGAAATCTAATTTGATGCAGAAAAATGTAGTTCATGCAAAAACAGATGCAATCGGCAATTCAAAACGAGGCCACTTTTTTCGCAGGAGAAGCAAATCTCAAGAAAGCTATCCTTTAATGGAAGATGAAAGATCCCGGCCCTCTAGCAAAATTGTAATTCTAAAACCGGGACCAGCTGGCTTGCAATTCCCAGGTTCTCCAATTGATGTTAGCTCATCAGTACACTCTCCTCATACAATGGGCAATAAATTGCAGAATGGGAAAAGCTCATCCCATTTCTCGTTCACTGAAATTAAAAGAAGGCTAAAGAAAGCCATGGGAAAAGAATGCCAAGGGATCTCTCATGAAGAAATCGTTCATAAAAAGCACAGTGATATTGATAAAGGGATCAGTGGAGAAAATATTGGATGGAGCTCTCCCAACAGAAACCATTTTTACACCGAGAGATTTGCCAGGCCTTCCCCCATTCACTTCAAGAGAGGAGATAAGAAAGGGAAGCCAAAAGACATTGAAGAAGCTACAATAAATGAAGCATCTAATTATCCCAAGCTGGAGATATCAAACATCTATCTTGAGGCTAAGAAACATCTCCTGGAGATGCTGGATAATGGGGAAAAAGAGGAAGAGTTAATTAGCGAAAAGCTCCCTAAATCCTTAGGAAGGATCCTTTCTCTTCCTGAGTATAACACTTCTTCTAACTGCAGTCCTAGAAAGTGTACTCATGAGGATGTCCTTCCTCCCCGGATGAGAGTGGCTCCTTCTGACTCTAACTTAGAGAGGCAGTCTTCTGCTGCAGAAATCAATTCTGAACAGTACATAAAATTGGCAAATGGAAACCTTGATATACCATGTGAACTTAATTGTGACGatttgttggaaaaaattgTTTCTCCTACTAAAGATGAAGTGGCTGTTGCAG GGGTTCTAGATACGGAAGAACCCGCTCCAATTGGATACCAGGAGGATGGAAAAGTCTTAGATGCATCTTGTAAACCAATTAGTTTTTCAATTACCATAGACATTGGAAGTGCTGATGTTACGGAAGCATTTAACACGGAAACCTCCTCCCCGAGCTTGAAACTGGCATCTGAATGCTTATCA GATTCATATGGGGCAAAAGAAGTTTTTTCTTGTTGGTCAGCTGTCCCTCTGAACTCATCTGACAGCGGGAAAGTTGAATATCCTCAGAGTGTAATGGATAGAATGGAGCAACCCAGTCCCGTTTCTGTGCTTGAGCCATTATTTCCGGAGAATGACATCAATCCTGCAACCACTATGTGTCAACCAG TTGAACTCGAAATTCAACCTCAGAAAATCGATTTTGAGGAACCAGCAGCAACTTCTCTTGACCAGCAACTTTACACACTGacttttctggaaaatgaggaATCTGCATTTGAATACGTAGAGGCAGTACTGCTAGGTTCAGGGTTGAATTGGGATGAATTTCTTTTAAGCTGGCTTTCCTCAGATCAGATTCTTGACCCATCACTGTTTGATGAAGTAGATTTACTTTCTGAGTGTTCCTGTCGAAAGCTCCTTTTCGATTGTACTAACGAAGTTCTTACTGAGGCATGTGACCGCTATTTTGGCTGCTTCCCTGGCACACCATTTGTTAAACAGAACATTCGGCCAGTTCCAAAGGGGATGGACTTAATCAATGAGGTATGGATAGGGATTGAATGGTATCTTCTCAATACTCCACCGCCTCATTCTTTGGATCAGCTCGTCGAAAAAGATATGGAAAGGCCCGCAGGATGGATGGATCTTAAATCTGATGTCAAAGACATTGGCAATACAATCGAAGCAGCTATTTTTGAGGAGTTGATGGAGGAAACTCTTTTGAGCTTCGCAAATGACACTTCAGAGGGTAATCCCATCCCTCTATCAGAGAGTGAAATTGAGATTAGCATTAATTAG